A window of Pseudoalteromonas sp. MEBiC 03607 genomic DNA:
TTTTTTAATTTATTGCTTGACCTTGGGGTGTACTCCAAGGTTTATAGTGAGCATAATAAATAAACGCTTCACAATGGAGACGGTGATGAAAATAGGTGAGTTTTCCCGCCAGTTGGGTGTTTCAACAGATACCCTAAGGTACTACGAAAAGCATGGTTTGTTAACGCCAAGTTCGCGTTCAGACGTGGGATATCGTTTTTATTCTGAGGATGACTATAAGCAAATGGCGTTTATTCTCAGAGCAAAGAATGTTGGCTTTAGTTTGGCTGAGATCAAAGAGTTGCTGCAAATTAAGTTTCATAAAGATCAGCACTCTTGCCATGAAGTTAAAGAGATGACGTTACAAAAGCGCGATCTCGTTGCACAAAGAATTGCAGAGCTTACCCGCTTTTATGACTCACTTTCATTATTGGCTGATAAATGTTGTGGTGGTGAAGAACCCGCTGAAAACTGTTCAATACTAACGACGCTGGAGGATATCGATGGACTTACTCAGTAATTTTTGGCATCTGTTTTTACTCTCGGCGCCTTGGTTAATGCTGGGCTTATTCATAGCTGGCCTGTTAAATGTGTATTTGCCTGCCAACTTTCTTAACCGTCATTTAGGAAAAGAAGGGCTATGGACCACAGTTAAAGCAGCTTTTATTGGTGCTCCTATGCCATTGTGCTCATGTGGTGTGATCCCTGCGGCCATTGGTTTAAGAAGGGCGGGGGCGTCAAAAAGTGCCACCACCGCATTTTTAGTTTCAACCCCTGAAACGGGAGTCGATTCGGTCTCGGTATCTTATGTGTTACTAGGCCCATTTATGGCGGTGATACGTCCTATTGCGGCCGTGTGTAGTGCCATTGTGGCGGGTGTATTAGTGGGTAAAGACAGTGAGCTTCATCAACAGCAAGGCACAACAGCAAATAAAGAGAACACTAAAACAACATCTTGTTGCAGCAGTAAACAGCCTGAGCCTTTGACCACATCGAGTTGTTGCAGTAAAGAGACGTCTGCTAAGCCCGCACAAAGTTGTTGCAGCAAGCAAACAACTAAAGAACATGAGGCTGTTAAAACAACAAGTTGTTGTAGTAATAAAGGTTCACAAGCTACTCCAGAGCCGCAACAGAGTTGCGCAACTGAACAAGCTGCACCTTCGCAGAAAAGCTGTTGTAGCAGTGGGCAGCCAACTAAAGCAGTTGAAAGCCGCTTTGGTAAACTGAAACGAGCGGTGAGTTTTAGTTGTAACAAGTTACTTGAAGACACCATGATTTGGTTAATGATTGGTTTATTCTTTGCCGCTTTAGTACAAACCTATGTGCCAGAATCTTATTTAAGCCAATGGGGCAGTGGCATACTTGCGATGCTTGTGGTTATTTTAATTAGTATTCCTATGTATATTTGCGCAACAGCCTCAACACCGATAGCTGCTGGACTATTACTCAGTGGTGTATCGCCTGGTGCAGTCTTAGTTTTTATGTTGGCAGGCCCTGCTACAAATATTGCAACCTTAGGTGTTGTGGGTAAAGAACTAGGTAAGCGTGCAGTGGTTGCTTACTTAATAGGTGTGATTGCTACAGCGTTGGCATTTGGCTTTTTAACTGATTATTTAGTGACGCAATATGGTTTTGTGGTGGCACCGATGATAGGCGAAGAGCATGAAGTTTTACCGCATTGGTTAAGCTTTATATCGGGCATTGTATTGGCTACTTTAATGCTTAGATTAGTGTTAAAAATGGTTCTGAAAAAGTCCTCGCAAACTGGTAAGAGCATTGCATAATTACTTGTTATAAAAATATATTTTACTAACATTTGGCAAATAACTTGGTTAACTATCGCGTCTCGGTTCGCATTTAAAATTGCCTGAGTTATAATCCGCCAAATATTTAAACGGTGCGCTGTGCGTGCCGTTTTTTAACTTAAGTAGTTTTTAATGAGTGAAAGTGTGGATAAATACGCCGACATAAGACCTTACAATGATGATGAAGTCGCTGATTCAGTAGCACGTTTAATTGCTGATAATGCTTTTGTGGATGTAATTGCCAAATATAATCTACCGCGCTTTTTATCCTATTTTCCATTTATTACTCGCCCATTAGTGCGCAGCCAGCTGCGTAAAAAGTGGGGTAATACCTCATCGGTTGAGCAAGTACAGCATGAAGTGGCAGATTATTTAAATAAGTTAATCACCCGTACTACTTCTGAAGTGACATTTTCTGGCATAGATAAGCTAGATCCTAAACAAGCCTATTTATTTATCTCGAATCACCGAGATATCGTGCTTGACCCTGCATTGGTGAATTGGGGGTTGTTTAAACACAATATGCCGACTGTTCGCATCGCAATTGGTGATAACTTACTGCAAATTCCTTATATCACTGAGTTAATGCGCTTAAACAAAAGCTTTATTGTGAAGCGTTCAGCGAAAGCACCTAAAGAGATGCTAAAAGCTTTGTCGCAGCTTTCTGCTTATATTTATGACTCCCTAGCTGAAGGTCACTCAATTTGGATAGCCCAAAAAGAAGGCCGAGCAAAAGATGGTTTTGACCAAACAGATCCAGCTCTACTTAAGATGTTGCAGTTACAAGGTCGTAAGCAGAAGAAAGAGTTTGCTGAATACGTGCGCGAACTAAAAATTGTGCCTGTGTCTATCTCTTATCAATACGAGCCGTGTGCGATAGCTAAAGCAAAAGAGCTTTATCATAAGCAGCAACATGGTCAGTATGTTAAACAACAAGGCGAAGATATTGCCAGCATTGTTGAAGGCTTTAGTACAGCTAAAGGACATGTGCATTTAGCCTTTGGTGAGCCAATTGAGTCAGGCTGTGAGTCACCTGAAGAGCTTGCAAAAACTATTGATCAGCAAATCGTTGATTCATTCTTTCTACACCCTGGTAACTATATTGCTGGTGGCTGTAAAGAAGCCGTTGTCGATAAAAAAGATGCAGAGGCATTTAATGCTCGCTTGGCAAAAGTACCCGATGAATTAAAGCCGCTAGTTCTTGCAATGTATGCGAAGCCTTTTCATCGTAAAGCAGAACTGACAAACAGTGAATTAGCCTAAATTTTTAGCGGCTAAAAATAGCGTTAGAAAGCCACTTTTATAAAGTGGCTTTTTTTATGGTTATTTTTCAGGCTATACTTTAGTTATGAACTCGTCACTGGCAAATATGATGCAACAAATTGAAATCTTTGAGATTCCAAGCCCTTGCAAAGGGATTTGTCAGGTTAACAATCGAGGGTATTGTAAAGGCTGTTATCGAAGCAGGGATGAACGCTTCTATTGGAATAAGTTTACTAATGCCGAAAAGCGTAAAGTAATTAGCTTGTGCCAACAGCGATATAAGCGTTACCTACAAAAAAAACAACAAGCAGAAAACCCACCGTCTTCTCCCTCGCAAGGTGGTTTTGATT
This region includes:
- a CDS encoding SO_0444 family Cu/Zn efflux transporter, which produces MDLLSNFWHLFLLSAPWLMLGLFIAGLLNVYLPANFLNRHLGKEGLWTTVKAAFIGAPMPLCSCGVIPAAIGLRRAGASKSATTAFLVSTPETGVDSVSVSYVLLGPFMAVIRPIAAVCSAIVAGVLVGKDSELHQQQGTTANKENTKTTSCCSSKQPEPLTTSSCCSKETSAKPAQSCCSKQTTKEHEAVKTTSCCSNKGSQATPEPQQSCATEQAAPSQKSCCSSGQPTKAVESRFGKLKRAVSFSCNKLLEDTMIWLMIGLFFAALVQTYVPESYLSQWGSGILAMLVVILISIPMYICATASTPIAAGLLLSGVSPGAVLVFMLAGPATNIATLGVVGKELGKRAVVAYLIGVIATALAFGFLTDYLVTQYGFVVAPMIGEEHEVLPHWLSFISGIVLATLMLRLVLKMVLKKSSQTGKSIA
- a CDS encoding DUF1289 domain-containing protein is translated as MQQIEIFEIPSPCKGICQVNNRGYCKGCYRSRDERFYWNKFTNAEKRKVISLCQQRYKRYLQKKQQAENPPSSPSQGGFDF
- the zntR gene encoding Zn(2+)-responsive transcriptional regulator; the protein is MKIGEFSRQLGVSTDTLRYYEKHGLLTPSSRSDVGYRFYSEDDYKQMAFILRAKNVGFSLAEIKELLQIKFHKDQHSCHEVKEMTLQKRDLVAQRIAELTRFYDSLSLLADKCCGGEEPAENCSILTTLEDIDGLTQ
- a CDS encoding 1-acyl-sn-glycerol-3-phosphate acyltransferase, with the protein product MSESVDKYADIRPYNDDEVADSVARLIADNAFVDVIAKYNLPRFLSYFPFITRPLVRSQLRKKWGNTSSVEQVQHEVADYLNKLITRTTSEVTFSGIDKLDPKQAYLFISNHRDIVLDPALVNWGLFKHNMPTVRIAIGDNLLQIPYITELMRLNKSFIVKRSAKAPKEMLKALSQLSAYIYDSLAEGHSIWIAQKEGRAKDGFDQTDPALLKMLQLQGRKQKKEFAEYVRELKIVPVSISYQYEPCAIAKAKELYHKQQHGQYVKQQGEDIASIVEGFSTAKGHVHLAFGEPIESGCESPEELAKTIDQQIVDSFFLHPGNYIAGGCKEAVVDKKDAEAFNARLAKVPDELKPLVLAMYAKPFHRKAELTNSELA